The DNA region ATCAAGCCTGAACCTCTAGGAAAGGAGGCCTCCCGCAGACCGATGCCGCAGCCCGCACGGTTGCCTGCAGGCGTAACCGATCAAGCTCACCGAACGGAAGAGCGTCGTCGCTATGCAGTTCGACCTGCTCATCCAACGGTGAGAGCTCAGCCGAGACAAAGATGATGGGAGTGTTGGGACAAAGCGCCCGCCCCAGTCGGACGAGACGGGCACCGTCCATCAGCGGGACATGGACGCCGACCACGATCACATCAAACCGCCGCTTTTGCACTTCAGAGAACACCTCCCCGGCTTCGACCGCCAGGTGCACGACATAGCGTGCCGACTCCAACACCGCGCCGACGGCACACCGCAGATCTTCGTCCCCGTCCACCACCAACACTCGCTTGCCGTATCCATCCATGGACCATCTCCCTTCCGCGACACCATCCAACGGACGCCATCGCCGTTGTCGACCGCTGCCTCCATGAGGTGCTACCGCCGAGACCCTTGCAGGTCGCGATCAAGCGGCAACAGGGGTTCCTGCACCCGCCCTCCTCGATCCTGGTCCGCACCGATCAGGATCGGCACCCGAAGATCGTCCGGAAGTAGGACCATCTTCGCATTGGGACTGTCATACAGTTTGAATCGTAGATAATCCGGCGTCAGGGTCTTCGTGATCGTTTCTTGGGCTTTGGCCTGTCCTACGGCTCGAATCTTCAAACCTTCGGCCTCACCCTCCGACCGAATCCGCACGGCATCACCTTCTCCCCTCGCCCGTCGCCTTGCAATCTCCGCATCCTTTTCCGCGATGATCAGCTCGAACTCTTTCTGTTCCTTTTCTTGCTCCTTTGCCTGCTTGCGTTCGACGGCTTCCAGGACGATTTTGGCCAGCTCGATATCGGCCAAGGCCACGCTCTGCACCTCCAGATGGCGCCCTTTCAATTTTTCAACGACGACCGCTTGGACTTTGCTCGCGATTTCCGCGCTCTTCTCCGGTACCGAGACCATCGGATAGTTGGAAACCACGCTCCGCACTGCAGCCAACAACTCGGGTCTCACGACGCGCGGATAGAAATCCGGGCCGATCTCCTGCGCGAGGAAATACACCTCCTCCGCGATCGGCCGCATGATGATGGCCGTCTTGAGTTCAACGAGCAGGTCGTCGGAGCTGAGGGCGTCGACCGTTTCCGTGTAACTTTGAAGCCGAATGTCGTAGACGAAGATGTCGTTCCACGGCGCGCGCCAGTAGAATCCGCTCTTGAGGGTGTTCGTCGTCAGACCCTCCGTGAGCGGATACCAACGCAATCCCCGCTGTCCGGGATGCACCGTCGTACCGCATGCCTGCAGCAGGCACGTTACAAGCAAACCGGGGACCAACAGCAATAGCCATCGCCGCATGATTGCCTCCTTCCCGGAACCGAGGCCGGCGGCAGAATCGCCCGGGCTCGCGCCGGACTACTGTTGGGCTGTGCCGCCCCAGACCAGTGCCGAGTGGATGTGTGCTTGTCGTTCCTGTTCCCGGGCCGCCTCCGCATAGGACTGTGCAAGGAGCCGAGTGCCCTGAACCCAATCGGAGTCGGAGCCGAACAGTCGCTCATACACCGTGACGCGGTAGGTCAAGGCTTCCGACATCTGCCTCAACTTTGCCGCTTCTTGGCTATAGAACTCCGCCAGCTTTCCTTGGTCTGCGGAACGATCGTAACTGGTCAGGGCCAATTCATCATGGCTGTGGACGCACCCCGACACGATGATCAGACCGATGATCCAGCCGACGGTGAACACGATCGATCGGAAGCCCTGCATCATCGCTCCGATCCGGGCGGCGCCAATCGGTTCATTGCATACCAGTCCTGTGACGGCTGCCAGATGAGTTCATAATCTTCCCCCAACGGGACCAACGCGACTTGCTTCGTCAGCAGAAGCCGGTTGAGGGCGCTGAACAGGGCACGCCAGGAATAGGCGGGCAGCAGGTCCGACAACGCAAAGAATGTCAGCCGTCGGTGCTGGCGAAACAGGGATACCATCCTCTCATCGAGATCCAGATCGACTCCTCCGCCTTCGTAGCCACCCATATATCTTCACCGTCCTTGTGGCGGTCCGAACCGGTTGACTCCCACACACAGCCGACCCGGCGTGATTCAAGAGCAATATGTGGTCCTGCACATAGGCACCTGGACATGAGCCCCCCGGCCGAAGACCGTCGGTCCTGGGTAGTTCCGCACCGTGCGACCGGTGCGGAAGCGCTCGATATAGCGCCGCGGGGTCGGTGGGACCGCAGCGGCCCCAGTGTAAAGGAGGTTTCTACGGCAAGAACGGCGCTGGCGGGCTTCGTCACCAGCCGACTAGGAAGCGGGATCGAAACCGTATTTGACGAGCAGCAGCTGAATCCGCGGGCTGATCATGAAATTGAAGAAGTCTTCCGCCGTCGTACGTGAAGACTCCCGGCAAGTCCACACGACGGCCTGCCCGAAGGGCACGGGCGCCACCTCTCCCGACGGCGCTTCATCCACGATGCGGATATGGGTGCTGTTGATCGCGTCCACGCGAAAGACGATGCCGGCATCGGCTCGACCGCCCCGTACTAAGTCAACGACCGCATGGCCATGCGGCGCATGCACCAGCGATGTGCGATTGTCCAGTCCGGCCAGGGCCTTGGCCGTCGCTTCTCCGAGAGAAGACTGGGTCGGATGACCCAATGCCAGCCTTGTAACGCGATTGGAAGGATGATCGCGCAACGACAGGGCCGTAGCAGAGACATCAGAGGCCATCACCAACACCAGGGACGTTAGGGCATACACACGGACCCCGCCGTTCAGCGTCATGCCCTTGCGCTGAAGCTGTCGAACATCTTCCAGTCCGGCCGGGAGAAACACATCGATCGGCGCCCCCTGTTCGATCTGCCGCCGTAGCACCGGAGAGGGGCCATACACGACCTTCACCGTCGCACCATATTCCTTTTCGAACATCGGCAGGATCTCTTGGAACGCCGGTTTCATACTCCAGGCCGCGCCGATCGTGAGATCGTTTGCGTGGGCCGGGTCGCCGGTCCCGACTGCAGCCGACAGTCCACCAGCCAAGGCCACCATCAGACTGAGTCGTGCCAGTCCCATACGCGCTCCTTTGCTCTATCGCAGTTTGTCAAAGCGTCGAACCGTGAAACACTGTAATCGCATCTATCGTTGGCAAGTTCGGTACCAGACAGATAGGCTGACGAGGAGCCTCCGCTTTCCGGGAAGATCAGCATGATCCTGTTTCGAGAAGACCCCGCTGACGGAAGACGCGCCCCTCGATTGTGAACTTTCGCACGGAGCGCTCAGTGCAATTGCGCACGAATCCCCGGCATCCGCTCGGACCGATAAGCTTCGTCGTCTCATTCGTCACGCCGGCCCAACCAATCGGCCGCCAGGCGAGCCGGAGCGATCGGCAAGAACTTTGCTCTACTACCGTGCGGTACTGTCGAATTGAATAGGAGTGCGTGACAGGCTGACTCGGCACGACTTGCACCGGATCCCGGAGGCATCGAGTCATGAATCAGATCGTCCTCATCGCTCTGCGCAGGCCTTATACATTCGTCGTGATGTCTATCCTCATCGTGCTGGTGGGCGGACTGACGCTGCTCCACATGCCGACGGATGTCTTCCCCAACATCACGATTCCCGTCACCTCCGTCGTGTGGATCTATTCCGGCCTCCTCCCTCAACAGGTCGAAGGGCGTATTACTTATCTCTTCGAACGCTTCCTCACCTCCACCGTAGAGGGCATCAAGTACATCCATAGTCACTCGTACTACGGCAGCAGCATCACCAACATCTTTCTGCAGGACGGCGTCGACGTCGGCCGAGCGGAAGCGGACATCGTGGGAATTGCCCAAAACGTCGTCAAAGCACTGCCCCCCGACATCTCGCCTCCGATGGTCATGCGTCTGGCGCCATCCTCCATTCCCGTCGCCATGCTCGAAATCAGTTCCGACCGGCTGACCCCGGCTGAGTTGTATAACCTTGCCTACATGCGCATCCGGCCCCTGCTGGTCACGGTCCCCGGCATCGTCTTGCCGCACCCCTATGGGGGGCAGGACATGCAGGTCATGGTCAATCTCGACCAGCAGAAACTGCTGGCGCGTCACCTGACGCCATCCGATATCCACGACATCCTCATGAAGCAATATCTGGTGCTGCCGTCCGGCGACATCAAGATCAAACAGACCGACTGGATCGTCCAGACCAATGCGTCGCCCATTCACATCGACCATTTCGGCGATATCCCGATCAAGAGGGAAGGCAACGCCTTCGTGTATCTGCGCGACGTCGCAACCGTGAAGCTCATGGGACGGGTTCAGCAAAACGCCGTACTTGTGAAGGGCAAACAAACCGTCATCATCGTCGCGATGAAAAGCACGGAAGCCTCGACCCTCGACGTGGTCGACGGCATCAAGAAGATGATCCCGCGGGCGCAGCAGATCTCGCCGGAAGGCGTAACCATCCGGCTCCTCGACGACGCCTCGACGTTCGTGAAGGATTCGATTTCGGATGTCGTGCATGAAATGGCCACGGCCGGGGCGCTCGTCGGCCTCATCGTGCTCCTGCTGCTCGGATCCTGGCGCGCGACAGTCATCGTGTGGACCTCCATCCCGTTGTCCATACTCACGGCCATCATCGGCCTTCACCTGCTCGGGGAAACGGTCAATGTCATGACGCTGGGCGGGCTGGCGCTGGCCGTCGGGATATTAGTGGACGATGCGACCGTCATGATCGAAAACATCGACCGGCACTTGGCCATGGCCAAACCACTGGAACAGGCTATCATCGATGCCGCCAATCAAATCGTCGTCCCGACCCTCGTCGCCACACTCTGCATCGCGATCGTCTGGTTTCCGCTCTTCAAGCTCGGGGGAGTGGCCGGCTACCTGTTCAAGCCTATGGCGGAAGCGGTCATCATTGCGATGCTCGCGTCGTTCATCCTCTCACGCACACTGGTACCGACCATGGCCAAATACATGTTGAAGGAGCACCATGTCGCAGCCGCATGAGGTTTCTGGTCCATCCGGCCGGACAGGGACTCGAAATCCCCTGGTGCGTTTTCAGGCCGGATTCGAACGACGCTTCGACCGGTTCCGTGACGCCTACGGCGCGCTCCTGGAACGTACCATCGCCCGGCGCGGGTCGTTCGTGCTGCTTGCCGTGGCCATGGCGATGGGTTCGTTGTCGCTGTTTTTCTTCCTGGGCCGTGACTACTTCCCGGAAATCCCGTCGAACGTGATTCAGATGCACATGCGGGCTCCGCTCGGCACCCGCATCGAGGTGTCCGGACGCATCGCCACACTGGTATCCCGCAGCATCGAGGAATTGCTGCCCGGTCAGGTCGAGAACATCGTCAGCAATTGTGGTCTGCCGGTCGGACCGCACAACCTCGCCTTCATCCCGACGCCGACCATCGGTCCCCAGGATTGCGACCTCACCATTTTGCTCCGGCACGAGAAATCCCCGGTGTGGGAGTATCGGCAGATCCTCCGCAAGGGATTGAGAGAACGGTACCCGGGCACGGAGTTCACGTTTCAACCCTCTGATCTCACAGCCAAAATACTCAACTTCGGGGCTCCGGCGCCGATCGACGTGCAGGTGAACGGCCCGGACATCTACCCCAACTATGAATTCGCCAGAAAGCTGGCGGACCGGTTCCGCACGATTCCCGGCGCGGCAGACGTGGTGATTCAACAGACCATGCGGACACCGACCCTCATGGTCGAAGGCGACCGCACGTTCGGGCTCGGCGTCAACCGAACCCTGAAGGACATTGCCGACAACCTGCTGATGACGACGGCGGGAAGCCAGCAGGTCGACCAGATTTACTGGCTCGACCCCGGCACCGGCATGTCCTACCTGGTCAACGTCTATACGCCGCAGGCGCAAATCAACAGCGTGAACAGCCTCAAGACCATTCCGGTCGATGCCTCGGTCATGACCGGCACCGATCACGACGTGCAGTTACTCGGAAACCTGGCCGACCTCTCGGCCGAGGGCACGCCGGGAGTCATCACACACGGGAATATCATGCCGTTGTTCGACGTGTATGTGTCCACGGAAGGGCGGGACCTCGGAGGCGTGCTGGCCGACGTGGAAACCGTCGCGAAGAGTATGGAGGCCGAACTGCCTCATAGCGCGAAACTGGAAATCCACGGTCAGGCTTCGCTGATGTACGAAGCCTATGCCGAGTTGATCTTCGGGTTGTTGGCCGCGATCGTGCTGGTCTATTTGCTCATTGTCGTCAATTTTCAATCCTGGCTCGATCCCTTCATCATCGTCACCGCCCTGCCCGGCGCGTTGGCCGGCATCGCCTGGGCCCTATTCCTGACCCATACGAGACTCTCGGAGCCGGCGCTGACGGGTGCCATCATGACGATGGGCACGGGGACCGCAAACTCCATCCTGGTGGTATCGTATGCGCGCGAGCGGCTCCAGGAGCACGGCGATGCACTCCGTGCGGCGATCGAGGCGGGCCGAACCAGGTTCCGGCCGGTCCTCATGACCGCCTCTGCCATGATTTTCGGCATGGTCCCGATGGCCACGGGCTATTCACAGAACGCGCCCTTGGGACGCGCCGTAATTGGAGGCCTGCTGGTCGCCACCCTGTTCACCCTGTTCGTCGTCCCCTGCGTCTACGCCATGATCTATAGCCGGCGGCCGGTCGCCGATCGGA from Nitrospiraceae bacterium includes:
- a CDS encoding response regulator produces the protein MDGYGKRVLVVDGDEDLRCAVGAVLESARYVVHLAVEAGEVFSEVQKRRFDVIVVGVHVPLMDGARLVRLGRALCPNTPIIFVSAELSPLDEQVELHSDDALPFGELDRLRLQATVRAAASVCGRPPFLEVQA
- a CDS encoding prohibitin family protein; amino-acid sequence: MRRWLLLLVPGLLVTCLLQACGTTVHPGQRGLRWYPLTEGLTTNTLKSGFYWRAPWNDIFVYDIRLQSYTETVDALSSDDLLVELKTAIIMRPIAEEVYFLAQEIGPDFYPRVVRPELLAAVRSVVSNYPMVSVPEKSAEIASKVQAVVVEKLKGRHLEVQSVALADIELAKIVLEAVERKQAKEQEKEQKEFELIIAEKDAEIARRRARGEGDAVRIRSEGEAEGLKIRAVGQAKAQETITKTLTPDYLRFKLYDSPNAKMVLLPDDLRVPILIGADQDRGGRVQEPLLPLDRDLQGSRR
- the modA gene encoding molybdate ABC transporter substrate-binding protein encodes the protein MGLARLSLMVALAGGLSAAVGTGDPAHANDLTIGAAWSMKPAFQEILPMFEKEYGATVKVVYGPSPVLRRQIEQGAPIDVFLPAGLEDVRQLQRKGMTLNGGVRVYALTSLVLVMASDVSATALSLRDHPSNRVTRLALGHPTQSSLGEATAKALAGLDNRTSLVHAPHGHAVVDLVRGGRADAGIVFRVDAINSTHIRIVDEAPSGEVAPVPFGQAVVWTCRESSRTTAEDFFNFMISPRIQLLLVKYGFDPAS
- a CDS encoding efflux RND transporter permease subunit produces the protein MNQIVLIALRRPYTFVVMSILIVLVGGLTLLHMPTDVFPNITIPVTSVVWIYSGLLPQQVEGRITYLFERFLTSTVEGIKYIHSHSYYGSSITNIFLQDGVDVGRAEADIVGIAQNVVKALPPDISPPMVMRLAPSSIPVAMLEISSDRLTPAELYNLAYMRIRPLLVTVPGIVLPHPYGGQDMQVMVNLDQQKLLARHLTPSDIHDILMKQYLVLPSGDIKIKQTDWIVQTNASPIHIDHFGDIPIKREGNAFVYLRDVATVKLMGRVQQNAVLVKGKQTVIIVAMKSTEASTLDVVDGIKKMIPRAQQISPEGVTIRLLDDASTFVKDSISDVVHEMATAGALVGLIVLLLLGSWRATVIVWTSIPLSILTAIIGLHLLGETVNVMTLGGLALAVGILVDDATVMIENIDRHLAMAKPLEQAIIDAANQIVVPTLVATLCIAIVWFPLFKLGGVAGYLFKPMAEAVIIAMLASFILSRTLVPTMAKYMLKEHHVAAA
- a CDS encoding efflux RND transporter permease subunit codes for the protein MSQPHEVSGPSGRTGTRNPLVRFQAGFERRFDRFRDAYGALLERTIARRGSFVLLAVAMAMGSLSLFFFLGRDYFPEIPSNVIQMHMRAPLGTRIEVSGRIATLVSRSIEELLPGQVENIVSNCGLPVGPHNLAFIPTPTIGPQDCDLTILLRHEKSPVWEYRQILRKGLRERYPGTEFTFQPSDLTAKILNFGAPAPIDVQVNGPDIYPNYEFARKLADRFRTIPGAADVVIQQTMRTPTLMVEGDRTFGLGVNRTLKDIADNLLMTTAGSQQVDQIYWLDPGTGMSYLVNVYTPQAQINSVNSLKTIPVDASVMTGTDHDVQLLGNLADLSAEGTPGVITHGNIMPLFDVYVSTEGRDLGGVLADVETVAKSMEAELPHSAKLEIHGQASLMYEAYAELIFGLLAAIVLVYLLIVVNFQSWLDPFIIVTALPGALAGIAWALFLTHTRLSEPALTGAIMTMGTGTANSILVVSYARERLQEHGDALRAAIEAGRTRFRPVLMTASAMIFGMVPMATGYSQNAPLGRAVIGGLLVATLFTLFVVPCVYAMIYSRRPVADRTVSAS